Genomic window (uncultured Tolumonas sp.):
CATCAAGGTGTTCATGATGTCATTCAACGTGAGAATACCGACCACCAGCGCATATTCGTTCAGAATAACGGCAAAATCTTCACGCGAACCTTTAAAGCCTTCCAGCGCTTCCGTTAGTGTCAGGGTGTCAGGAATGATCAACGGTGTTTGGATCAACTTATCATCGGTCAGCACAATCGGCTGTTTATTCAACACCCGCAGCAAAATATCTTTGGAATCAACATAACCCAGCACGGTATCAATGTTGCCATCACACACCAGAAACTTGGAGTGTGGATGTTCCGCAATGATTTGTTTGATTTGCTCTTCAGTTTCCCGGCGCTCGAAATAGATGATGCCGTCACGGGAAGTCATGATTGAAGGAACCGTTTTAGAGTCCAACTCAAACACGTTTTCAATCAAATGATGTTCCTGTTCACGCAATACCCCTGCCTGCGCACCTGCAGTCATCATCGCGTAGATATCATCAGGCGTAATCACTTCTTTATGCGTGGTCGGCAGATTAAATAAACGGAACAAAACATTTGCTAACCCATTGAATATCCATACCAATGGTTTAAACACCGCCACACAAAACAACATCGGAGTAACAATGTGGGTTGCAATACGCTCTGGAGACATCATCGCTAATCGTTTCGGGATCAAATCAGCAAATAAGATAAACACTGACGTCACCACCACAAACGAAATCGCAAAACTGATGCTATTTAACAGCGGCGGCTCAACCCAATAAATCAGGATCTGCGACACCGATGGCGTTAAAGCCGATTCACCAATAATACCGCCTAAGATCGCGACTGCATTCAACCCGATTTGAACAACGGTAAAAAAATGCCCCGGCTGTTCCTGCAGCGCAATCACCTTAGAGGCTTGCTCACTGCCAGCCTCAGCCAGTTGCTGTAATTTCAGTTTACGTGAGGCAGCAAGCGCTATTTCTGAAACGGAAAAAAAAGCACTGGCAACAATCAATGCGGCAATAGCCAAAAAACTGTTGGTCATGATATAGAACTCGAAGTAAGAGAATGAGATGCCGAAAATCGATGACATTGTGTTAAGTATGCCACTTAATCATCGTTCTGTTACCGAATTGCAGTCAAATGCTTGATTTTCAGCATCAAAAAATAATGTTTCCAACTGCGCTGTCGTTTTACTGCTACTGTAAATATATAAATCCATTTTCTTGTCTGACAAGAATAACTCATGCAGTAAAAGGATTTTATGAACCCCAAAATTAGAGAATTACTTGAACGCATCCGCCAGCTTGAAGATCAGATTGATCAAGAAGTACAGCGGCGTCGAACCGAACTGCATGCTGACTTTGCCAATAAACGCGTTCGATTTGAACAAGAAGTAAAGGCGCAACAACGCCGTTTTAAGATGGGGCTGGTGAAATATGTTTTACATGCCCAAATACGCCATTTGTTATCTGCGCCTTTTATTTACTCGATGATTTTTCCGTTACTTCTTCTGGATCTGTTTGTAACCGTCTATCAAGTGATCTGTTTCCCGCTATATCGGATCCCACGGGTTCGACGAAGCGATTATATGATCTTCGATCGTACACACTTGGCTTACCTGAATCTGGTCGAAAAAATCAATTGTGCCTACTGCTCTTATGGCAATGGTTTAGCATCATATCTGAAAGAAATTGCAGCACGCACAGAACAATATTGGTGCCCGATCAAGCATGCTCGCCGCACACTACAGAGCCATTCTTATTACAGCGGTTTTGTGGATTATGGTGATGCCGAAGCCTATCGTCGGGAATTACAAACACTCCGCGATGAACTGACAAAACTCAATGCAGATAAGCAAGATCCAACATAAGGCCTCGTAATGAGGCCTTGGTCAGCTAATTTGAAAACTGCTGTTTCAGATAAGCAATAATATCCATGGATTCATACAACCAATAGCTTTGGCCGTCATCCCCTTCAATACGCAAGCATGGTACCTGACGTTTACCGCCACCCACCATTAAGGCTTCCAGATGAGCACCTTCCGAAATATTACGATTCTCAAGTTTGATATCTGCTGTCTGACAAAAATCAGTAACCCGAACACAGTAAGGGCAAGATGGGCGCATATAAAGTGCAAGACGAGCAGAGTCTGATACAGCTGGTAATGACATAACGCTTCTTCCTTAACCAATAAATAACGAATGATTGTAACACGGCTTAATTCACGCAAACGCACGTTACAGCCAGATAGGTTCATTTTCTCATCAATCGAAATCGATCGACTCGTTTTGCCGCTTTAGCATGAATAATCAAATACCAGAATATCCGCAACATGCGGCCTGAACCTTGGCTTCATTTTCAGATGTTCGGGATGTGGCAAGTAGTTATCCCGAGCCGCAGCATCAATAAAATCCATCGCAATGCAGTGAGTAAAATGTTTATTTTTTCCTTCCGGACTTACATTCGCACCCGCTGTGACTGCAACTATCCCATCAATTTTGTCTTTAGCGGCAACAAATAACGCCAAGATCTCAGTAATATCCTGCTCGGTTGTTTCTGGTGTAAATTGCAGCAATAACAGATGTCTTATCATCATGATTCCTATTAAAAATCGGTCTAAAACCAACAGGAGCTACTTTTCATTATGTCGTAATGAGATTACTGGCAGCAATACTTTAAACGCTGCTATTGTTTAGGCATATAGGGAGTTATTTTTCGCTAATCAGCCGAATTGGAGCCATATCATGAGCACAAATACCTATCAGGAAGCCGAACCATCCCTCAGTGAAGTGGAAGCATTTTCCGGCCCGGTTGTACTGGATTTTGGTAATGAATGGTGTGGCTTTTGCCAAGCATCTTTGCCATTTATATCCGCAGCAATAGCTGAGCATGCGCAAATGCCACACATCAAAATTGCGGATGGCCGCGGCAAACCGTTGGGTCGGGCCTTCAAAGTTAAACTGTGGCCGACATTGATATTTCTCAATAATGGGAAAGAGATCGCCCGTTTAGTCCGGCCAGACAATACCGCTGTAGTACAAGATGCACTTGCCCTTATCGATAATGCGACGAATTAACATCTACACTATAAATTATTAACAACAGAGAGATAATGTTAAACTAAACGGCTGACTGATTATTGGAGTGCTGTTTTGTTTCGTTTTCATTGCGAAGGTTTTAAGGGTGAACAAGCTGATATAGCAGTGCTAGCGGTGGATTGGTCTATTCAGGGAGAAGTCTCCTTTTCATGTAATGATGATCAATTAGCTTGTCTGTTACTCAGCGGGTGTCGTAGTGATAGCGGTGGTTTTTTCAATCTGCTGGCTGGCACCAAGCCGATGTATGTCGAACAATGGCTGGAATATCTGCAAGAACAGCAAAAGATAAAACAGGTCAGCGTGAAAATCAGTCTGCCCGATGATGAAAAATACAGCGAAGCTATGGGGTTAGATGAAGAAAATATCCAGCAACTTTTACCGCTGATATTTAAAGTCGGCGGCTTTAACCGTCTACAGTTAAACCGTTATCTGAAACAGCGCAACAATCCATCTACCCTCTCGACTCGCTATGGGCAGGCTGAATTGCAGCGCTATCGGTTACTCAACGACATCATTCGTTTACTCAATAAATTACGTCGCTGAGTCGGTTTTATCCAATTACAACTGAGAAGTACAATGCGGGCAACGTGTCGCTTCTAACGCGATATCGGAACAGCAATGCGGGCATTTTTTAGTTGTAACGGGTTTAGGTGCTTCATTAGCACGCAAACGATTCATACCCTTTACCAGCATAAACAAAGCAAAAGCGACGATAGTAAAGCTAATAACGGCATTCACAAACAAGCCAAAATTCAGTGTTACGGCCCCTGCTGCTTTTGCATCAGCCAGATTGTGGTAAGGCGCTGCGGCTTTAGCACCTTCTTTTAACACCACAAAAAAGTCGGAAAAATCCACGCCGCCGAGCAATAAACCAATCGGTGGCATCAACACGTCATCAACCATGCTTTTCACAATCGCACTGAAGGCTGCACCAATCACAATACCGACTGCCATATCAACCACATTGCCACGCATGGCAAACTCTTTAAATTCCTTAAACATATCCATCTCCGTGATTTACTTTTAATTCATTAAATTAAAACGCGACAGCTCAGATAAAACAACAAAATAAATACATATTCATTAACTGAATATTTTTACAAATGAATCCCTCCCGATAAGCGTAAACTATTTCTCAGATCTTATTGGAGGAATACCGATGAAAGCTGGAGTGATAGGAACAAATTGGGGACGAGTTCACGTTCAGGGGCTACGAAAAGCAGGCTGTGACGTCATCGCAATGATGGCACACGATGCTGACATAGTTGCAAAAATTGCCATGGAAGAAGGCATTCCCACTCATGGCGCAGATTTATCTGTGTTTCAGGATTGCGATGTAGTCGCTATTGCCACGCCAACAGCCAGCCATCTGAATTATCTGGCAGCATTACAAGACAAAATAATTTTGTGTGAAAAACCGCTTGGTCTGACACCGGATAATCAAGCTCAGTTTTTAGCACTCAACGCCAAACGTAGTTATGTCAGTTTCCCGTTTCCTTTTCTTGATTCCGCCAAACAACTACAGCAACTGATCAACAGTGGTGACTTTGGCGAACTATTACGTATTACTGTTGTTGCCGGCGTTAACCTACCCTATCCGAAAACACCGGTGGAATGGTTTATGGAAGATATGATCCACCCTTTCTCGCTGCTGACACATTTATTTGGCGAAATGCAGTTTCTTGACGCCCGCCAAGGATCTGGCTGTAATATTTCCGCCCAAATGCAATGCCAGCATGCACTGGTTGATCTGTTGTTATGTCCGTGGCCAAAACCGGGTTTGCATTTCGATATCACGCTGATTGGCAGTAAAAATGCTTACCAGCTACGTGGCGGTTTCCGCCCTGATCGCCAATGGTGGATGGAACCACTCATGATCGATGACGTTGCACAAAATACTGGCGAAGCAGCGGAAGATGCAATCTGGATCCGAGCTAACCATCGCGTAGCTAACGCACTGATTGCGCATCAAAAAGGGGACATCAGCGATCAGCAGGCAATAGAACTTGGTCTATTCCCATTGCAGCGAGCTTTGGCGATGGAGCAAAGCCTGTTACCCTTGTGGCAAGCACTGGCTCAGTATGATCAGAGCCCGACATTAGCTGGTAATATGGTCTGGCAAACCGCTTAAAGATTAATTGTACCGCTTAACTATTGCAGGAATTCTCAGCTGTCATGTATCAATGGATATTAGTTGCTGCCATGAGTAATCCATGGGCCCTTCAAAGCACACCAAGTAGTGGTACAGCAGAAGCAATCGGTGGTTATGCCGTCGGTTGTCTGCAAGGTGCTGTTGCAGTACCTGAATATGGTACGGGATATCAAATTCTTCGCCCCAAACAAAAACGTTATTATGGTCATCCGATCATGCGGCAATACGTGCTCGATCTGGCTCGTCAGGCTCGCAAAATGGGGCTACCTGATATTCTGGTCGGCGATATGGCTATGGCCAAAGGCGGCCCGTTCAATAGTGGGCATCGCAGCCATCAAAGTGGGCTGGACACTGATTTCTGGTTCCGCTTTGCGACTAAAAAACTGAGTACTTCAGAGCGGAACAATATCCAGCCGCTGGAGATGGTCGATTTTAGTAAGAATAAAGTGAACAAAAACTTCAGTTCACAGCAAATCACCTTACTTAAACTCGCAGCACAAGATCCACGCGTGGAGCGAATTTTCGTCAATCCACCGATCAAAGAAGCCATGTGTGAGCAATTTCACGACACTGACCATGCTTGGCTCGGCAAATTACGCCCCTGGTTTGGTCACAGTGCTCATTTCCATGTGCGTTTACATTGCCCGGTTGGCAGTAAAGACTGTGAACCGCAGAAACCATCACCAGCCGGTGACGGTTGTGGGGAAGAATTACAATCATGGCTCAACAAACCCGCGGTAGTCAGTAGCAAACCGGTACCTAATCCGATGCCTGTATTGCCCAAACGTTGTGATATGCTGCTATCGAAAAAACAACGATGAGTTTGATCTGGCAACTAGGATGGTTTTTCCGTGCTAACTGGCAGCGATATTTGCTGACGGTCACCATTCTCTGTCTGATTGCCGTTGTGCAAACTAAAGTCCCGGCATTAATAGGCGGGATGATTGATACCGTCGTGCATGCACCGACCGATGTTTCAATCTGGCCACAATTCCAACCACAGTTGCTGACATTACTTGCTATCGGCCTGCTGGTTTATATTTTGCGTTATGTCTGGCGTGTCGCTTTATATGGCGCAGCCTACAAGCTGGGCTATTTGTTACGCCAACGGCTATATCAGCATTATCTGGCAATGGATCAGCATTTCTACCAGACACACCGTACTGGCGAGCTAATGGCACATGTCAGTAACGACATTCAGGCTGTAGAAATGACTGCCGGTGAAGGCATTCTGACGTTAGTTGATTCGGTATTTATGGGATGTCTGGTACTGGGGATCATGATCACCCAATACTCCCTGCCGCTAACCATAATCTCGTTATTGCCCTTACCTATCATGGCTTTTCTGGTTGCCCGTATTGGGCGCGAAATTCACCATGCTTTTGGTAAAGCACAAGCTGCTTTTGGTGATGTAAATAACATCGCCCATGAAAATATGAGCGGTTTACGTACTCTGCGGCTGTTTGCAGCCGAGCAATATGCTGAACAACAAATGCAACAGGAAGCCGAACAAGCCAATCAGGCCAACCTGCAAGTTGCCAGAGTGGACGCAAAATTCGAGCCGGTTATTTATCTGTGCATTGGCAGCGCTTATTTGCTGGCTATCTCCGGCGGCAGCTGGCTAGTGTGGCAACACCAGTTAACCATTGGTCAACTGACCAGTTTTAGCCTCTATTTAGGCCAATTGATCTGGCCTATGTTCGCTATTGCCTGGCTGTTTAATATTCTGGAACGAGGCAATGCAGCCTATCAGCGCATTCAGACTGTGCTGAATACAAAAGCACAACTCACATCAGGAATAGCGGCGAAACCCACCTTGCCCGGTGATATCAATATTCAGCTGGAACGCTTTGAAAATGACACTGGCATTGCACTGTTACAACAGATCAATCTGCGGATCCAACCCGGTGAGTTAGTGGGCATCGTCGGGCCGACGGGTGCGGGGAAAAGTACACTGCTGAAACTGATACAACGATTTGCCGATCCAATGCAGGGCCATATCTCTTTACAGCAAAAGCCATTACCTGAATGGTCGCTCGCTGATCTACGCCAGCAATTTGCCTATGTACCTCAGGAACCTTATTTGTTCTCGCTGTCCGTGGCCGACAACATTGCATTAGGTCGCCCCGATGCAACATTAGAACAAGTGATTACAGCAGCCAAACTGGCTGAATTAGATTCCGATATTCAGGGCTTACCACAAGGTTACCAAACTCCCGTTGGTGAACGAGGCATCACCCTTTCTGGCGGTCAGAAACAGCGACTGGCATTAGCCCGAGCCTGGTTAACCCAACGCCCTTATTTGTTATTGGACGATGCACTTTCTGCCGTGGATGCAAAAACTGCATCCCGCATTTTGCATAACCTGCAATCTGGCAGCCATAACATGACATTGCTGATGGTGACACACCGTTTGCAAGGGTTAGAACATGCAGCTCAGATTCTGGTGCTGGAACAAGGCGAACAACGTGAATTAGGTAGTCATCAAACATTGTTAGAACAAAATGGCTGGTATGCAAAAACCTGGCGGTATCAGCAATTGGAACAAGCACTGACAGAGGACGAAAATGAGTAATACCTTGTTGCGTCTTTTGAAATACTGCCAACCTCATTTACGCTTGATCTGCATCGGGTTAGGGTTTTTATTCTCATCTTCCTTAGCTGAAGTGAGTGGCCCATTGCTGATTAAATATTTTATCGATACCTCACTAGCGACTGGGCATTGGATCGCCCGTGAAATTGGCCTGTTCATCATTACCTATTTGTCACTGCAAGGGCTCGCTGCATTCAGCAGTTATAAACAAGCGTTATTGTTTAGCCGAGTGGCGCAATACATTGTCAAAGGGCTGCGACAAGAAGCGTTCTCCGCGGCACTACGGTTACCAGCCCGCTATCTGGATAACCACCAAACCGGCCATCTGATATCAACCATCAGTAACGATACCGAAACGCTGCTACAGCTTTATATTCAGGTGATCGGCCAATCCATTCATAAAGTCGTGTTGTTGACTGGTATTTTAGGCGGCATGTTCTGGCTGAACTGGCAGCTGGCTTGCCTGATCTCTATCATGATCGTCATGGCGATCACAGTGATGCAGATCTACCAACGCTGTTCTATGCCCTGGTCGCGGCAAGCTCGGCAACTCACGTCTGATCTCAACCACCAGCTCAGTGAAACGCTGCAAGGCATTCCTATCATTCAATCGCTGGTGCAAGAAAAACATTTTGCCGATAAATTTGCAGCAACGAATCAGCAACAATTACAGGCCAGAAAAAAGGTACTGCAATTAAACGGACTGCTGCTGCGCCCGATGATCGACCTGCTGTATATCTTTACTATCGGTACATTGCTCAGCTGGTTTGCAATACAGGGGACTTCACAAATCGCTGTGGGCGTTATCTATGCGTTTGTGAGCTATATGGGGCGAATGATCGAGCCATTAAATGATCTCACCAACCAGCTCACGCAGATCCAACAATCCCTGATTGCTGGTGAGCGAATCTTCGCTTTATTGGATGAACCTAAGGAGCCCGTCGGCACATACCAACAGCCGGTCGGGGGCAACATCTGTTTTCAGCACGTCAACTTTCGCTATCAACCAGATGGTGAGCTGATATTGCAGGATATCAATCTGGAACTGCATAAAGGGAAAATGATGGCGCTGGTAGGCCACACCGGCAGTGGCAAATCGACTATTTTGCACCTGCTGAGCGGTATGTATCAGCCAACATCGGGCAACATCATTATAGAGCAACACCCGATTGAAGAATGGAACATCAACAGCTTACGTTCACAGCTTGGTGTTATTCAGCAAGACCCGTTTATTTTTGCCGGCTCCGTGGCTGATAATATCCGTTTTGGACGCCCGAATATCAGCGATGACGACATCACACAGGTATTAAATCATGTGCAGTGGTTTGAAAGTATTAACCACAATGAAACGGTATCAATGCAGTTACAGGAAGGGGGTAAAAATCTCTCTGCGGGCCAACGTCAGCTACTTTCTTTTGCTCGTGCATTGGTCACCCGCCCCCCCTATTCTGATCTTGGATGAAGCAACGGCTAATGTGGACTCGCAGACAGAACATCATCTACAACAAGCGATTGCCTCTATTCGGCATCAACACGCCTGGCTCATTGTAGCCCACCGCTTATCTACGATTGTCGATGCTGATGAGATATTGGTGCTACAGCATGGCAAGATTATTGAGCGAGGAAATCACAGCGGTTTACTGGCCGCCAATAAACACTATGCGACGCTGTATCAGCTACAACAATTAGCCGTAAAATAGCTATGTTGGTTGTCGCTGTGATGTTACGTGGTTGTTAAATCGAAGACAAAAAAAAAGCGCCACTCGGCGCTTTTTTATCTGTCACTGTAATTAATTACAGGATAGTTACGTTTTCAGCCTGTGGACCTTTCTGGCCTTGAGTCACAGTGAACTGAACACGTTGGCCTTCAGCCAGGGTTTTGAAACCGGTAGAGTTGATAGCACGGAAGTGAACAAATACATCCGGACCTTCATCCTGCTGAATAAAACCAAAACCTTTAGCTTCGTTGAACCATTTTACTTTGCCAGTACGTACAGACATAACACATTTCCTAACACAAAATACTTGAGCCTCTCGGCCGTTAACGCTGAAAGAGGTTTACTTAATAAGACAATATCGACTTTCTTTATGGGAAAGAAAACATTTGCCAAGTAAGCGCAGGCGCTCAATCAGTTAACTGTAATCTAAAGCATTTCATGGTGAAGTCAATTAAAAACATTAGTGAAAAAAATAATATTTCTTTTACAATTGGTTAGTATTTAATTGAGATACACCACCAAGGATAACAATCATGAAAAACGGGATTTTGTATGCAGCAATTGCTGCCGCTCTTGGCGCTGGCGCATACTACGCAATTCAACAACAGAATGCAGGCAACACAGCAGGCACATTGAACTATGTACCCGCTGACACCCTAGTGTTTATGGGCGATCTGGAGCCTGCCTCATGGAAAGAGACAATCTCTCCCCTACAAGCTCGTTTTTCTCAACTATTTACTGGTGGTACCTCAACTTCTGTTCAGGAAATAGAGCGCCTGCAAAAAGAAATCGATGCCAAACCTGACGAATGGAATGATGGTTTACGCGTATTATTTGGCCTTTATGCTGAATATGTGACCATGCTCACTAAAGGAACAATTAATCCTCAGGATTTAGGTTTTTCCGATAAATTAGATGCTGCTTTTTATACCGTCGGTGCATTACCGGTATTACGTTTTAAATTAGAAAATGAAGCCAATTTCGACAAATTAATTGCCGCCGCAGAAACACGCACAAAAGCAAAAGCAGATACCGCAAAATTAAAAGAATTCAGTTATAAACGTTATTTCTTTAATAAAGATAAACACCCTGTTGCTTTTGCCATTGGTAAAAAAGATGGTTTCGCCATTCTGACACTGGATCTGGGCGACATGGTTCCTGCCGATGATCTGGCTATCGCGTTTGGTATCACCAAACCAGCTAAATCACTGAAACAAGCGGCAACACTTGAGCAATTGGTTCAAAGCTACGGTTTCCGTAAAAATTCACTCGGCTTCATTAACAATGAGTTACTGATCAAAACCCTCACCCGCGCAGACAGCCCATTGGCTAAACTGCTGGATAAAATCAGTGAAGGCGAAAGTAACAAGAGTCTGGCGGAATATCGCACACCAGAATGTCAGAAAGACATCGAAAGCATTGCCAGCCTGTGGCCACGCGAAATATTTGGCTATACCAATTTAGACACCAAAGGTGATCCAATCCGTTTTGACAGTACATTTAAAATTGAGTCTAAAGATGCTGCCACAATGGCATCGCTGCAGAAACTGCGTGGCTTTATTCCAGACTATGGCAAAGAAGATAAATCGCTCTTCAAAGCTGCCATTGGCCTGAATGTTGATGAATTGGCACCTGTTACTACCGAGCTGTGGAATCGGGCAACTCAGGCTCAATTTACCTGCACTTCATTGAAAGATATTCAAAACAGCCTGAAGATGACGAATCCTTCCATGCTGGCAATGGGCTCGGCAATGGTACAAGGGTTACAAGGTGCCAGCCTCGACCTGCAAGAACTGAAAC
Coding sequences:
- a CDS encoding hemolysin family protein, with amino-acid sequence MTNSFLAIAALIVASAFFSVSEIALAASRKLKLQQLAEAGSEQASKVIALQEQPGHFFTVVQIGLNAVAILGGIIGESALTPSVSQILIYWVEPPLLNSISFAISFVVVTSVFILFADLIPKRLAMMSPERIATHIVTPMLFCVAVFKPLVWIFNGLANVLFRLFNLPTTHKEVITPDDIYAMMTAGAQAGVLREQEHHLIENVFELDSKTVPSIMTSRDGIIYFERRETEEQIKQIIAEHPHSKFLVCDGNIDTVLGYVDSKDILLRVLNKQPIVLTDDKLIQTPLIIPDTLTLTEALEGFKGSREDFAVILNEYALVVGILTLNDIMNTLMGDLVNQHQEEQIVQRDDNSWLIDGIAPIDDVMHVLSIEEFPEYENYETIAGFMMFMLRKIPKRTDYVIHSGYKFEVVDIDSYKIDQLLVTRVATPDTNSVIASGNSDKKSV
- a CDS encoding glutaredoxin; the encoded protein is MSLPAVSDSARLALYMRPSCPYCVRVTDFCQTADIKLENRNISEGAHLEALMVGGGKRQVPCLRIEGDDGQSYWLYESMDIIAYLKQQFSN
- a CDS encoding Dabb family protein, which translates into the protein MMIRHLLLLQFTPETTEQDITEILALFVAAKDKIDGIVAVTAGANVSPEGKNKHFTHCIAMDFIDAAARDNYLPHPEHLKMKPRFRPHVADILVFDYSC
- a CDS encoding thioredoxin family protein, which produces MSTNTYQEAEPSLSEVEAFSGPVVLDFGNEWCGFCQASLPFISAAIAEHAQMPHIKIADGRGKPLGRAFKVKLWPTLIFLNNGKEIARLVRPDNTAVVQDALALIDNATN
- the mscL gene encoding large-conductance mechanosensitive channel protein MscL, yielding MFKEFKEFAMRGNVVDMAVGIVIGAAFSAIVKSMVDDVLMPPIGLLLGGVDFSDFFVVLKEGAKAAAPYHNLADAKAAGAVTLNFGLFVNAVISFTIVAFALFMLVKGMNRLRANEAPKPVTTKKCPHCCSDIALEATRCPHCTSQL
- a CDS encoding Gfo/Idh/MocA family oxidoreductase; the encoded protein is MKAGVIGTNWGRVHVQGLRKAGCDVIAMMAHDADIVAKIAMEEGIPTHGADLSVFQDCDVVAIATPTASHLNYLAALQDKIILCEKPLGLTPDNQAQFLALNAKRSYVSFPFPFLDSAKQLQQLINSGDFGELLRITVVAGVNLPYPKTPVEWFMEDMIHPFSLLTHLFGEMQFLDARQGSGCNISAQMQCQHALVDLLLCPWPKPGLHFDITLIGSKNAYQLRGGFRPDRQWWMEPLMIDDVAQNTGEAAEDAIWIRANHRVANALIAHQKGDISDQQAIELGLFPLQRALAMEQSLLPLWQALAQYDQSPTLAGNMVWQTA
- the mepA gene encoding penicillin-insensitive murein endopeptidase — protein: MYQWILVAAMSNPWALQSTPSSGTAEAIGGYAVGCLQGAVAVPEYGTGYQILRPKQKRYYGHPIMRQYVLDLARQARKMGLPDILVGDMAMAKGGPFNSGHRSHQSGLDTDFWFRFATKKLSTSERNNIQPLEMVDFSKNKVNKNFSSQQITLLKLAAQDPRVERIFVNPPIKEAMCEQFHDTDHAWLGKLRPWFGHSAHFHVRLHCPVGSKDCEPQKPSPAGDGCGEELQSWLNKPAVVSSKPVPNPMPVLPKRCDMLLSKKQR
- a CDS encoding ABC transporter transmembrane domain-containing protein → MSLIWQLGWFFRANWQRYLLTVTILCLIAVVQTKVPALIGGMIDTVVHAPTDVSIWPQFQPQLLTLLAIGLLVYILRYVWRVALYGAAYKLGYLLRQRLYQHYLAMDQHFYQTHRTGELMAHVSNDIQAVEMTAGEGILTLVDSVFMGCLVLGIMITQYSLPLTIISLLPLPIMAFLVARIGREIHHAFGKAQAAFGDVNNIAHENMSGLRTLRLFAAEQYAEQQMQQEAEQANQANLQVARVDAKFEPVIYLCIGSAYLLAISGGSWLVWQHQLTIGQLTSFSLYLGQLIWPMFAIAWLFNILERGNAAYQRIQTVLNTKAQLTSGIAAKPTLPGDINIQLERFENDTGIALLQQINLRIQPGELVGIVGPTGAGKSTLLKLIQRFADPMQGHISLQQKPLPEWSLADLRQQFAYVPQEPYLFSLSVADNIALGRPDATLEQVITAAKLAELDSDIQGLPQGYQTPVGERGITLSGGQKQRLALARAWLTQRPYLLLDDALSAVDAKTASRILHNLQSGSHNMTLLMVTHRLQGLEHAAQILVLEQGEQRELGSHQTLLEQNGWYAKTWRYQQLEQALTEDENE
- a CDS encoding ABC transporter transmembrane domain-containing protein — protein: MSNTLLRLLKYCQPHLRLICIGLGFLFSSSLAEVSGPLLIKYFIDTSLATGHWIAREIGLFIITYLSLQGLAAFSSYKQALLFSRVAQYIVKGLRQEAFSAALRLPARYLDNHQTGHLISTISNDTETLLQLYIQVIGQSIHKVVLLTGILGGMFWLNWQLACLISIMIVMAITVMQIYQRCSMPWSRQARQLTSDLNHQLSETLQGIPIIQSLVQEKHFADKFAATNQQQLQARKKVLQLNGLLLRPMIDLLYIFTIGTLLSWFAIQGTSQIAVGVIYAFVSYMGRMIEPLNDLTNQLTQIQQSLIAGERIFALLDEPKEPVGTYQQPVGGNICFQHVNFRYQPDGELILQDINLELHKGKMMALVGHTGSGKSTILHLLSGMYQPTSGNIIIEQHPIEEWNINSLRSQLGVIQQDPFIFAGSVADNIRFGRPNISDDDITQVLNHVQWFESINHNETVSMQLQEGGKNLSAGQRQLLSFARALVTRPPYSDLG
- a CDS encoding cold-shock protein, producing MSVRTGKVKWFNEAKGFGFIQQDEGPDVFVHFRAINSTGFKTLAEGQRVQFTVTQGQKGPQAENVTIL